One window from the genome of Acidobacteriota bacterium encodes:
- a CDS encoding HlyD family efflux transporter periplasmic adaptor subunit, producing the protein MTTLAFKPREHVRQFFVIGAGSLLVLTLLALLFLPRFHSNPLANALASSDSTPANLPTTEVRRGGIKKTLLLDGELRAVRSRTIYSGASDDAKIVYMPPEGTVVKTGERVVELDSSTFLTRIKDTEDRIVAADNEIVRTESQQEASLRDLEVELSKLWLAQEQAKLKAKIPAEVQARREYQEAQLALEKARTEYNNQLAKIEQKKKEFAAELQVKTIDKQKLQVQLDRAKANLDGMRIKAPADGMVLYAEHWEGRRKMQVGDVVWGGWPIVRLPDLTEMEVLALVNEVDGPKLSIGSRCEIRLDSYPDTVITGAVKEISQTAVKAGWLSKAKIFRVTVSLDRTVTEIMKPGMSAQVSVIINETDAQLLVPRSAVKFEGETANVTRIESGEAKNAQRPISVTILGADAMNYVVANNGALKEGDRILNR; encoded by the coding sequence ATGACCACCCTTGCTTTCAAACCGCGCGAGCATGTCCGCCAATTTTTTGTAATTGGTGCCGGTTCTTTGCTCGTTTTGACGCTGCTTGCTCTGTTGTTCCTTCCACGGTTTCACTCCAATCCACTGGCAAACGCGCTTGCGTCTTCGGATTCAACTCCAGCCAATTTGCCAACGACTGAAGTCCGTCGAGGAGGTATCAAGAAAACTTTGTTGTTGGATGGAGAATTGCGCGCCGTGCGGTCGCGTACGATTTACTCCGGCGCTTCGGATGATGCGAAAATCGTGTACATGCCGCCCGAAGGTACCGTCGTCAAAACTGGAGAGCGCGTTGTGGAATTGGACAGCAGCACGTTTCTGACGCGGATCAAGGACACGGAAGATCGCATCGTCGCCGCCGATAACGAAATCGTCCGCACCGAGTCGCAACAGGAAGCCAGTTTGCGCGATTTGGAAGTCGAACTGAGCAAGTTGTGGCTGGCGCAGGAACAAGCCAAGCTGAAAGCCAAAATCCCCGCCGAAGTCCAGGCGCGCCGCGAATACCAGGAAGCTCAATTGGCGCTGGAAAAAGCCCGAACCGAATACAACAACCAACTGGCCAAGATCGAACAGAAGAAAAAAGAATTTGCCGCCGAGTTGCAGGTCAAAACGATTGATAAGCAAAAGCTGCAAGTGCAACTGGATCGCGCCAAAGCCAATCTGGACGGCATGCGCATCAAGGCTCCTGCGGACGGCATGGTGCTGTACGCCGAACATTGGGAAGGTCGCCGCAAAATGCAGGTCGGCGATGTGGTTTGGGGCGGATGGCCGATTGTGCGATTGCCCGATTTGACCGAAATGGAGGTGTTGGCGCTGGTCAACGAAGTGGACGGGCCGAAACTTTCCATCGGCAGCCGCTGCGAAATCCGCCTGGACAGTTACCCAGACACAGTCATTACCGGCGCGGTCAAGGAAATTTCGCAAACCGCCGTCAAAGCTGGTTGGCTGTCAAAAGCCAAAATCTTTCGCGTGACGGTTTCACTGGATCGAACCGTGACGGAAATCATGAAGCCGGGTATGTCCGCGCAGGTGTCGGTCATCATCAACGAAACCGACGCGCAATTGCTGGTGCCTCGCTCGGCGGTGAAATTTGAAGGCGAAACCGCCAACGTCACGCGTATCGAATCCGGCGAAGCCAAAAATGCACAACGCCCAATTTCCGTCACCATTTTAGGAGCGGACGCCATGAACTATGTCGTCGCCAACAACGGCGCGTTAAAAGAGGGCGACCGAATTTTGAACCGGTAA
- a CDS encoding efflux RND transporter periplasmic adaptor subunit, producing MPKRTRRIAISLVVLAALAVAGYVLFLPGGQSKWQSVFSALGPKVAATGDEFTVAARTLKFSVDAVGVLKATSTQDFGAPPEFGNYWQFQIVNMAAEGKQVKTGDQLIGFDAQKVRDDLQRFQNELDQANKELEKTKVQIDLERQELLSRLAAAENNFEKLKLKQTNDPKFDVPNKVEEDRLALEQARREVEALKERVEWHKKSSEATYQIIQSKKSRAENKVTQINDGMKNFQAKADRDGVVIYKTKWNGERFQVGENVWSGQTILEIPNLTTIIAEAFVPEVDLGKIKIGQRAEIAIDAFQGKSYAGMVKSIGTLVRPKAWDIQNKIIDVQIELDQLDVATMRPGMSNKTKIETSAVENCLAVPLKAVRSTAEGSRVKLKTEQGWQEHTVKLGESNGTDIIITEGLKAGDKIASDFSKAK from the coding sequence ATGCCGAAACGAACTCGCAGAATCGCAATCAGCCTTGTCGTGCTCGCCGCGTTGGCCGTCGCCGGATACGTTTTGTTTTTGCCCGGTGGCCAATCGAAATGGCAATCAGTCTTCTCTGCACTGGGGCCCAAAGTCGCAGCCACGGGCGATGAATTCACCGTCGCGGCTCGCACCTTGAAATTCAGCGTGGACGCGGTGGGTGTGCTCAAAGCCACTTCGACCCAGGATTTTGGCGCGCCGCCGGAATTCGGCAATTACTGGCAATTCCAGATCGTCAACATGGCTGCGGAAGGCAAACAGGTGAAAACGGGCGATCAGTTGATCGGTTTCGACGCGCAAAAAGTTCGCGACGATTTGCAGCGGTTTCAAAACGAACTGGATCAAGCCAACAAGGAACTGGAAAAAACCAAAGTCCAAATTGACCTGGAACGGCAGGAATTGCTGTCGCGACTGGCAGCGGCGGAAAACAATTTTGAAAAATTGAAGCTGAAGCAAACCAATGACCCGAAATTCGACGTGCCCAACAAAGTCGAAGAAGACCGGCTGGCGCTGGAACAGGCGCGGCGCGAAGTCGAAGCCTTGAAAGAACGCGTCGAATGGCACAAGAAATCCAGCGAGGCTACTTACCAGATCATCCAGAGCAAAAAGTCGCGCGCCGAAAACAAAGTCACTCAGATCAACGACGGCATGAAAAACTTCCAGGCCAAAGCCGACCGCGACGGCGTGGTGATTTACAAAACCAAATGGAATGGCGAACGCTTTCAGGTGGGCGAAAATGTCTGGTCGGGCCAGACGATTCTGGAAATTCCCAACCTGACGACAATCATTGCCGAAGCCTTCGTGCCCGAAGTTGACCTGGGCAAAATCAAAATCGGGCAACGCGCCGAAATCGCAATTGACGCATTTCAGGGAAAATCTTATGCGGGTATGGTCAAAAGCATCGGCACACTGGTTCGTCCCAAAGCCTGGGACATTCAAAACAAAATCATTGACGTGCAAATCGAACTGGATCAACTGGACGTCGCCACGATGCGTCCCGGCATGAGCAACAAAACCAAGATCGAAACCAGTGCGGTGGAAAACTGTCTGGCGGTTCCGCTGAAAGCCGTTCGATCAACAGCCGAAGGGTCGCGCGTCAAACTGAAAACTGAACAAGGCTGGCAGGAACACACTGTCAAGCTGGGCGAATCGAACGGAACCGACATCATCATCACCGAGGGATTGAAAGCGGGCGACAAAATCGCCAGCGATTTTTCCAAAGCAAAATAG
- a CDS encoding efflux RND transporter periplasmic adaptor subunit → MKRLPKFVRIALIAVLLTGLVSVVIYAARQAWPSAASEVLPLTMAIQPRDFTIRISAQGELQSSESMTIAVPFVPVQRLRIANVVADGRHVNKGDVLVEFDPTDLDLEMLEYKSSLEAANQKITKGELASGTEKTDITKDKRIAELELQKINEFLPKDDKIYSRRQIIEGQLDKEFTEQKLVFADARLSLKGKVYTLDEAILLLERQQANSKIGQVERALTSLKLLSPASGIVVYTNPDFFFGGFTIQPGRTVYIGQTLFNLVNPDKMEAKCFVLEKDAGELKTGQPVTVSLDPFPGVTFTGKVKSIDNLARPIDRDSPVKYFQTIVSLDKNDVNLMKPGVKLKAEISATSLQSVVVVPRSAVVKKESDYFVYIVKGAGQFDPVKVKLGQGDLIQVVVTEGLQAGQTLALNPPDVKRETKDEAKKDK, encoded by the coding sequence ATGAAACGACTACCCAAATTCGTTCGTATCGCGCTGATCGCTGTTCTGCTGACGGGGTTGGTTTCCGTTGTCATTTACGCCGCTCGGCAAGCATGGCCATCGGCTGCTTCCGAAGTCCTGCCTCTGACGATGGCGATTCAGCCGCGCGATTTCACCATTCGGATTTCCGCGCAGGGTGAGCTGCAATCTTCGGAATCCATGACCATCGCCGTGCCGTTCGTTCCGGTGCAACGGTTGCGCATTGCCAACGTTGTTGCCGATGGTCGCCACGTCAACAAAGGCGATGTGCTGGTCGAATTCGATCCGACCGATCTGGATTTGGAAATGCTGGAATACAAATCCAGCCTGGAAGCCGCCAACCAAAAAATTACCAAAGGCGAACTGGCCTCGGGAACGGAAAAAACCGACATCACCAAAGACAAACGCATTGCCGAACTGGAACTGCAAAAGATCAATGAGTTTTTGCCCAAGGACGACAAAATCTATTCGCGCCGCCAGATCATCGAAGGCCAACTCGATAAAGAATTCACGGAACAGAAACTCGTCTTTGCCGACGCGCGGTTGAGCTTGAAAGGCAAAGTTTACACCCTGGACGAAGCCATCCTGTTGCTGGAACGCCAGCAAGCCAACAGCAAAATCGGCCAAGTGGAACGCGCGTTGACATCGTTGAAACTCCTTTCGCCCGCTTCGGGCATTGTCGTTTACACCAACCCGGATTTCTTTTTTGGCGGGTTCACCATTCAACCCGGACGCACCGTGTACATCGGACAAACGCTGTTCAATCTGGTCAATCCCGACAAGATGGAAGCCAAATGCTTCGTGCTGGAAAAAGATGCGGGTGAATTGAAAACAGGACAGCCCGTCACGGTTTCACTTGATCCGTTTCCAGGCGTGACGTTCACCGGCAAAGTCAAAAGCATTGACAACCTGGCGCGTCCGATTGATCGCGATTCGCCGGTCAAATACTTCCAAACCATTGTGTCGCTCGACAAAAACGACGTGAACCTGATGAAACCCGGCGTCAAACTGAAAGCCGAAATCAGCGCGACTTCACTGCAATCGGTGGTCGTCGTCCCGCGCAGCGCCGTGGTCAAAAAAGAATCCGATTATTTTGTGTACATCGTCAAAGGCGCAGGCCAGTTCGACCCCGTCAAGGTCAAGCTCGGCCAGGGCGATTTGATCCAGGTCGTCGTCACCGAAGGACTGCAAGCCGGACAGACGCTGGCGCTGAACCCTCCGGATGTAAAACGCGAAACCAAAGACGAGGCGAAAAAAGACAAATGA
- a CDS encoding ABC transporter permease encodes MRHLNEIGLAVGNLTSHKLRTFLTMLGMIFGVGAVIAMLSIGAGAEKESLRIIDTMGLRNVIVKDREMKDEDLKKIRENSIGLSLRDVKAINDVTPDLETYSARKRVKTFQVFSFKGKSDDSNVVGVTPSYFRLARYDLAEGSFISETDQKDYEQFCVIGSRVKQKLFGTQSPLGQTIKIDKMWFTVIGVLADNNLAKDEFEGVKLQDFSNDIYIPLATALKKFELKRFESELDEIVVSLKNTDALKSSAVLISQVLANTHGQADDYSIVVPRELLEQNQRTQRIFNIVMSCIASISLLVGGIGIMNIMLANILERTREIGVRRAIGARRRDIWQQFLIEALTISFVGGVIGVMFGFAASRVVALYAEWNTVVTGTSIAMSFGVSAAVGLIFGLYPAVRASRLDPVEALRYE; translated from the coding sequence ATGAGACATCTGAACGAAATCGGGTTGGCTGTCGGCAATTTGACCAGTCACAAGTTGCGCACGTTTTTAACGATGCTGGGCATGATTTTCGGCGTCGGCGCGGTCATCGCTATGCTGTCCATCGGCGCGGGAGCAGAAAAGGAAAGTTTGCGCATCATTGACACGATGGGATTGCGCAACGTCATCGTCAAAGACCGCGAAATGAAGGACGAAGACCTGAAAAAGATTCGCGAAAATTCCATCGGCCTCAGCTTGCGCGACGTGAAAGCCATCAACGATGTCACGCCCGACCTGGAAACTTATTCCGCGCGCAAACGGGTCAAGACGTTTCAAGTGTTTTCCTTCAAAGGCAAAAGCGACGATTCCAACGTGGTCGGCGTCACGCCGAGCTATTTCCGGCTGGCGCGATATGATCTGGCCGAAGGCAGCTTCATTTCTGAAACCGATCAAAAAGATTACGAACAGTTTTGCGTCATCGGGTCGCGCGTCAAACAGAAACTTTTTGGCACGCAATCACCGCTTGGCCAGACGATCAAAATTGACAAGATGTGGTTCACGGTCATCGGCGTGCTGGCCGACAACAATCTGGCCAAAGACGAATTTGAAGGCGTCAAGCTGCAGGATTTCAGCAACGACATTTACATTCCGCTGGCGACGGCGTTGAAAAAATTCGAGTTGAAACGCTTTGAATCCGAACTCGACGAAATCGTCGTCAGTTTGAAAAACACAGACGCGCTGAAATCGAGCGCCGTGTTGATCAGCCAGGTCTTGGCAAACACGCACGGGCAAGCCGACGATTATTCCATCGTCGTCCCGCGCGAATTGCTGGAACAGAATCAACGCACGCAACGGATTTTCAACATCGTCATGAGTTGCATCGCCAGCATTTCGCTACTGGTGGGCGGCATCGGCATTATGAACATCATGCTGGCCAACATTCTGGAACGAACGCGCGAAATCGGCGTTCGGCGCGCGATTGGCGCTCGGCGGCGAGACATCTGGCAACAGTTTTTGATCGAAGCCTTAACCATCAGCTTCGTCGGCGGAGTTATCGGCGTGATGTTTGGCTTTGCGGCGTCGCGCGTGGTGGCGCTGTATGCGGAATGGAACACCGTCGTGACGGGAACTTCGATTGCGATGTCGTTCGGCGTGTCGGCGGCTGTGGGCTTGATCTTCGGGTTGTATCCGGCGGTGCGGGCTTCCAGATTGGACCCTGTTGAAGCGTTGCGCTACGAATAA
- a CDS encoding Gfo/Idh/MocA family oxidoreductase yields the protein MKRREFLQASAAGMAFAPAVLRRNYPYEEEFAQKKPRVGLIGTGWYGKSDLFRLLQVAPVEVVSLCDVDKKMLADCAETVASRQESKKTPRTYSDYREMLKEKDLDICLIATPDHWHALAMIAACEAGADIYVQKPISVDVVEGQAMLAAARKHNRVVQVGTQRRSTPHLIDAIEKVIKPGKLGKIGLAEVYCYYHMRATENPPDTAPPDYLDYEMWTGPAPLRPYNALVHPRRWRAFMEYGNGIMGDMCIHMLDMVRWMLGLGWPTEITSNGGILIDKKSKANITDTQTATFNFPEFPVVWTHRTYGTAPDPQYPWGATIYGDKGTLKASVMSYDYIPANKNEQPIHQDVKMELEEYPIDKVEKDLEKHVAPAIRGHMKNLLHCIETREKPVADIEQGFISTASCILANNSMKLGRSLTWDSQKLKVVGDAEANKLLQREYRKPWVHPKVS from the coding sequence ATGAAACGTAGAGAGTTTTTACAAGCGAGTGCGGCAGGCATGGCATTCGCTCCGGCAGTCTTACGTCGAAACTATCCGTACGAAGAAGAGTTTGCGCAAAAGAAACCCCGCGTCGGATTGATTGGCACCGGTTGGTACGGCAAATCCGATTTGTTCCGGTTGTTGCAGGTTGCGCCCGTCGAAGTCGTTTCGCTGTGCGACGTGGATAAAAAGATGCTGGCCGATTGCGCCGAAACGGTAGCCAGCCGCCAGGAATCGAAAAAAACTCCGCGCACTTACAGCGATTATCGCGAAATGCTCAAGGAAAAAGATTTGGACATTTGCTTGATCGCCACGCCGGATCATTGGCACGCGCTGGCAATGATCGCCGCTTGCGAAGCCGGCGCGGACATTTACGTCCAAAAACCCATCAGCGTTGACGTGGTCGAAGGCCAGGCGATGTTGGCCGCCGCGCGCAAACACAACCGAGTCGTTCAGGTCGGCACGCAGCGCCGTTCGACGCCGCACTTGATTGACGCCATCGAAAAGGTCATCAAACCGGGCAAGCTGGGCAAAATCGGTTTGGCGGAAGTTTACTGTTACTACCACATGCGCGCGACGGAAAATCCACCGGACACTGCGCCGCCGGATTACCTGGATTATGAAATGTGGACTGGCCCCGCGCCGCTGCGGCCTTATAACGCGCTGGTGCATCCGCGCCGCTGGCGAGCTTTCATGGAATATGGCAACGGCATTATGGGCGATATGTGCATTCACATGCTGGATATGGTTCGCTGGATGCTGGGGCTGGGTTGGCCGACGGAAATCACCTCAAACGGCGGCATTTTGATTGATAAAAAGAGCAAGGCGAACATCACCGACACGCAAACGGCAACGTTCAACTTTCCGGAATTTCCGGTCGTCTGGACACATCGCACGTATGGCACCGCGCCCGATCCGCAATATCCGTGGGGCGCGACGATTTATGGCGACAAAGGAACGCTCAAAGCCAGCGTCATGAGTTACGACTACATTCCGGCGAATAAGAACGAACAGCCGATTCATCAGGATGTGAAGATGGAGCTTGAGGAGTATCCGATAGACAAGGTCGAAAAGGATTTGGAAAAACACGTCGCACCAGCCATTCGCGGCCACATGAAAAACCTGCTGCATTGCATCGAAACGCGCGAAAAACCTGTGGCGGACATCGAACAGGGATTTATTTCTACGGCAAGCTGCATTTTGGCCAATAACTCGATGAAGCTGGGACGTTCGCTAACGTGGGATTCGCAGAAGCTGAAGGTGGTCGGAGACGCCGAAGCCAACAAACTGCTTCAGCGCGAATACCGCAAACCCTGGGTGCATCCGAAAGTCAGCTAG
- a CDS encoding metal-dependent hydrolase — MDSITQGVLGAAAAQAVLKKRLPRGAGLIGAVGGVVPDLDVFIFSFSDPTVSWVFHRNFTHSLIFIPFGGFLAALPFLFMKRYRDDKPAVILAAIIGYATHAPLDMFTSYGTQLFWPFSNHRVALDWIAIVDPLYTIPLAIGVYLTMKTLRPRPVRIALLVTTLYICFGGWQHHRGIKTQIQLAELRGQKIEHGRVMPAPGWLVMWRSVYTSGGRLYSDGFQLNWFGAPRALPGGTADLTTFGDFPVNARENAETRRRFEVFTWFADGLIAPVPGEQDAYGDMRFTAEVHNLTPLWGLKINAATGNALRWNPSNGQGRDILKTLKSLLFGDDRYQTLDRLE, encoded by the coding sequence ATGGATTCAATTACCCAAGGTGTGCTGGGAGCAGCGGCAGCTCAGGCAGTGTTGAAAAAGCGGTTGCCGCGTGGCGCGGGGCTAATCGGAGCCGTTGGAGGAGTAGTTCCCGACCTGGATGTGTTCATTTTTTCGTTCAGCGATCCAACGGTCAGTTGGGTGTTTCATCGCAACTTCACACACAGTCTGATTTTTATTCCCTTCGGTGGATTTCTGGCCGCGCTGCCGTTTCTGTTCATGAAACGGTATCGCGACGACAAACCAGCCGTAATTTTAGCAGCCATCATTGGATACGCCACACACGCGCCGCTGGATATGTTCACCAGTTACGGCACGCAATTGTTCTGGCCGTTTTCCAACCATCGCGTAGCGCTGGATTGGATCGCCATTGTGGATCCGCTGTACACCATTCCGCTGGCCATTGGCGTTTATCTGACAATGAAAACCTTACGACCGCGCCCGGTTCGCATCGCGCTGCTTGTTACCACGTTATACATCTGCTTTGGCGGCTGGCAGCATCATCGAGGCATCAAAACGCAAATTCAGTTGGCCGAACTTCGCGGCCAGAAAATCGAACACGGCCGCGTGATGCCTGCGCCGGGTTGGTTGGTGATGTGGCGTTCGGTGTATACCAGCGGCGGCAGACTGTATTCCGACGGATTTCAACTGAACTGGTTTGGCGCTCCGCGCGCGCTGCCCGGAGGTACGGCTGACCTGACGACTTTTGGCGATTTCCCTGTCAATGCTAGAGAAAATGCCGAAACCCGGCGACGGTTTGAGGTGTTCACATGGTTTGCTGACGGATTGATCGCGCCGGTTCCAGGCGAACAGGATGCGTATGGCGACATGAGATTCACCGCCGAAGTTCATAACCTGACCCCGCTGTGGGGATTGAAGATCAACGCCGCGACCGGCAATGCGCTGCGGTGGAATCCTTCCAATGGGCAAGGCCGAGATATATTGAAGACATTGAAAAGTTTGCTCTTTGGCGATGACCGATACCAGACGCTCGACCGGTTGGAGTGA
- a CDS encoding sigma-70 family RNA polymerase sigma factor has translation MLLRWSEGDKSAFDQLLPLVYDELRRLAKGYLRRYSTQNSLQPTILVHEAYLRLINQEQMNWENRAQFFGLAAKIMRGLLVDHARRAQADKRGGSNYSVSLSEADRIGQQSDPNLLALDEALNKLATLEPRHSQIIEMRFFAGLTIEETALALGISHATVERDWNLARAWLFRELR, from the coding sequence ATGCTTCTGCGATGGAGCGAGGGAGACAAATCTGCGTTCGATCAGTTATTGCCGCTGGTGTATGACGAGTTGCGCCGGTTGGCCAAAGGATATTTGCGGCGTTATTCCACTCAGAATTCATTGCAACCCACGATTCTGGTTCACGAAGCGTATCTGCGGTTGATTAATCAGGAGCAGATGAACTGGGAAAACCGGGCGCAATTTTTCGGGCTGGCGGCAAAAATCATGCGCGGGTTGCTGGTGGATCACGCTCGGCGCGCCCAGGCGGACAAACGTGGAGGCAGCAATTATTCGGTATCGCTGAGCGAAGCCGATCGCATTGGGCAACAAAGCGATCCGAACTTACTGGCGCTCGACGAAGCCTTGAACAAATTGGCGACCTTGGAACCACGCCACAGCCAGATTATCGAAATGAGATTTTTTGCCGGCTTGACGATTGAGGAAACAGCATTGGCGCTGGGAATTTCCCACGCAACCGTGGAACGCGACTGGAATCTTGCACGGGCCTGGCTGTTCCGCGAACTCCGCTAA